A region of Gracilinanus agilis isolate LMUSP501 chromosome 3, AgileGrace, whole genome shotgun sequence DNA encodes the following proteins:
- the LOC123239772 gene encoding sulfotransferase 1C2-like, with protein sequence MKENMAQEAKRPLLSEGRKRAPLGEVEGILLPSTTVNNWDQIQKFKAKNDDLLICTYPKSGTTWIQEIVDMIEQNGDVEKCQRSVIHHRHPFLEWARIPQPSGVDQANAMPSPRVLKTHLPTQLLPPSFWESTCKIIYVARNAKDCMVSYYHFQRMSQTLPEPGTWEEYFENFMNGKVSCGPWYDHVKGWWKAKDKHQILFLFYEDIKENPKREIQKVIKFMGKNLDEMIIDKIVQETSFEKMKENPMTNRSTVPTTIMDQSISPFMRKGIVGDWKNHFTVAQNEIFDKDYKKKMEGISLPFRMEI encoded by the exons ATGAAAGAGAATATGGCTCAGGAAGCAAAAAGACCATTGCTCTCAGAAGGAAGGAAACGTGCACCATtgggagaggtggaagggatcCTCCTGCCGAGTACAACAGTGAATAACTGGGATCAAATACAGAAATTCAAAGCCAAGAATGATGATCTTCTCATTTGTACCTATCCTAAATCAG GAACAACATGGATTCAAGAAATTGTagacatgattgaacaaaatGGAGATGTGGAGAAGTGTCAGCGATCAGTCATTCATCACCGGCATCCTTTCCTTGAGTGGGCACGCATTCCTCAACCTTCCG GTGTGGACCAAGCCAATGCAATGCCATCCCCTCGGGTACTGAAGACACACCTGcccacccagctgcttcctccATCCTTCTGGGAAAGCACTTGTAAG ATCATTTATGTAGCTCGGAATGCCAAAGACTGCATGGTATCCTATTACCATTTCCAAAGGATGAGCCAAACACTCCCTGAACCAGGAACTTGGgaagaatattttgaaaacttcatGAATGGGAAAG TGAGCTGTGGCCCCTGGTATGATCATGTTAAAGGATGGTGGAAAGCAAAAGACAAAcaccaaattctcttccttttttatgagGACATCAAAGAG AATCCAAAGCGTGAAATTCAGAAGGTGATAAAGTTCATGGGAAAGAACCTGGATGAAATGATAATAGATAAAATTGTGCAGGAGACATCAtttgaaaagatgaaagaaaatccTATGACAAACCGTTCTACAGTACCTACAACTATTATGGACCAATCCATTTCTCCCTTCATGAGAAAGG GAATTGTTGGAGATTGGAAAAATCATTTCACTGTGGctcaaaatgagatatttgacaAAGACTAtaaaaagaagatggaaggaatctcTTTACCCTTCCGCATGGAAATATGA